The Cryptosporangium phraense genome segment GGACGCCCGTCGCGGTGACGACGTGATCTGCGTGGTCGAAGAGCCGAAGGACGTCGTCGCGATCGAGCGGACGCGTGAGTTCCGGGGCAAGTACCACGTGCTCGGTGGGGCGATCAATCCGTTGGAGGGGGTCGGGCCCGATCAGCTGCGGATCCGGGAGCTGATGACCCGGCTGCAGAGTGGCCTGGTCAAGGAGCTGATCCTGGCCACCGACCCGAACACCGAGGGTGAGGCCACCGCGACGTACCTCGCGCTGCTGGTCAAGCCGATGGGGCTCCAGGTCACCCGCCTGGCGTCCGGTCTTCCGGTCGGCGGTGACCTCGAGTACGCCGACGAGGTGACGCTGGGCCGAGCCTTCAGCGGCCGCCGCTCCCTCGACATCTGATACCTCGACGGCTCGGCGCGCCGGGGACCGGCCCGGTATCCGTGATGCGTGTTGTTCGCGCAGATCGATCCGATGACCGAGGCAGAATTCGTCGCGCTCGGAGAAACCGGCCAGCGCCACGAGGTCATCGACGGTGTCCTCCTGACTAGGCCCGCCCCCGACCTGCGCCATCAGCGCATCTCGGCGAGGCTGCGGCTGGCCCTGGACGAAGCCGTGCCGAACGGCTGCGAGGTGCTCGGGCCGATCAATCTCCGGCTCGCGATCGATCGGATCGTCATCCCGGACATCTCCGTGCTCACCACACCCGGTGGCGACAAACTCGTGGCCTCGGCGGCCGAGGTGCTGATGATGATCGAGATCGTCTCGCCCTCGACCGAGCCGCTCGACCGGATACTCAAGCCGGCGCTGGCCGCCGAGTCGCGAATTCCGTTCTACGGGCTCGTCGAGCCCGACGGACCCACCGTCACCATCTCCGCACTGGACGGTGACGGCTACCGGGTCGTGACCAAAGCGACCGGCGACGAGCCCCTCGCCCTCACCCAGCCGTTTCCGCTGGATTTCCGACCTGCCGATTTACTGGCCACACGCCGGTGAGCACCCCCAGCGTTGCCAATACGTGACATTACGAGGGCAGCACAACGCGACATCATGGCCTGTTTCGGCGGTAGCGTCCCCGCACGTCAACGGATGGGAAACCCCTGTCCATGGAATCAGCCTGGGGGCTACGTGTACCGAGTCCGACGCGCGCTGGCCGCCGCCGTGAGCGTAGGTCTGGCCGTCTCGATGGCGGCTTGCGCGAAGAGCGAACGCGGCGAAGGCGGTGAGGGTGACAGCAACGCCACCCTGACGATCGCCGGCACCGGCAAGCCGAAGAACTTCGACCCGATCTTCAACGACGACGGTGAGAGTTTCCGGCCGGCCCGCCAGATCTACGACACGCTGATCCAGAACAAGGCGGGCACCGCCGACCTGGAGCCCGCGCTGGCCACCAAGTGGGACGTCAGCCCGGACGGCAAGGAAATCACGTTCACCCTGCGTGAGGGCGTGAAGTTCCAGGACGGCTCGGCGTTCAACGCGGCCGCGGTCTGCTTCAACTTCGACCGCTGGTTCAACATGAAGGGCGCCGCCGCCCAGAGCCAGATGATCTACTACGCCGACACGTTCAGCGGTTTCGCGAAGAACGAGACCGACTCGGCCGGCGACCCGATCTACAAGAGCTGCACGGCCAAGGACGACAAGACCGCGGTCGTCGCGCTGAACAAGTTCCGGGGCGCTCTCCCGGCCGCGCTCACGCTGACCGCGTTCTCGATCTCCAGCCCCGACGCGCTGAAGAAGTACGACGCCGACAAGGTCACGCAGTCCGGCGACAGCTTCACCTACTCGTCGTACGCGACCGAGCACCCGACCGGCACCGGCCCGTACAAGTTCGAGAAGTACGACGCGGCCAGCGGCACCACGACGCTCGTCCGCAACGACGACTACTGGGGCGAGAAGGCGAAGACCGCGAAGCTGGTCATTCGCACGATCGAGACCGAGACCGCGCGTAAGCAGGAGCTCGAGGCCGGATCCGTCGACATCATCGACTTCCCGGCCGCCCAGGACTGGAAGGGCCTGGAGAGCAAGGGCATGAAGGTCGAGGTCCGCCCGGCCTTCAACATCCTGTACCTCGGCATGAACGAGAAGAACCCGAAGCTGAAGGACCTCCGCGTCCGCCAGGCGATCGCCTACGCGATCAACCGGGACCAGCTCGTCAAGACGAAGTTCCCCGAGGGCGCCGAGGTGGCCAAGGAGTTCATGCCGTCGACGCTGTCCGGGTACGCCGACGACGTCACCCAGTACAACTACGACCCGGCGAAGGCCAAGTCGCTGCTCGCCGCGGCCGGTGCGTCGAACCTGACGCTGAAGTTCTACTACCCGACCGAGGTCACCCGGCCCTACATGCCGGACCCCAAGGCGATCTTCACCTCGATCGCGGCCGACCTGACCGCGGTGGGCATCAAGATCACCCCGGTCGCCCGGCCGTGGAACGGTGGCTACAAGGACGACATCCAGCAGGCCGGTAAGCAGGACCTCCACCTGCTCGGCTGGACCGGTGACTACAACGACGCCTACAACTTCGTGGGCACGTTCTTCGGCCGGGAGAAGCCCGAGTTCGGCTTCACCGACAAGACCGCGTTCGCCCAGATCGCGGCGGCCGACGCCGAGCCGGACGCCGACAAGCGCAAGGCCGACTACGAGCAGGTGAACAAGGACCTGGTGGGCAAGTATCTGCCGGCCGTCCCGATCTCGCACTCGCCGCCGGCCATCGCGACCGCGGGCAACATCGACGGCCTGGTGGCCAGCCCGCTGACCGACGAGCGCTTCTTCACGGTCACCAAGAAGAGCTGAGTTCGATCGTCCCCCGGGTCGGGGAAGGGCTGAACCGCCCCGACCCGGGGGACGCTCCCGTTTAAGGACGTCAATGCTTCGGTACGTCGTGCGCCGGCTCCTCGGAGTGATCCCGACGCTGTTCGTGCTGTCGTTCCTGCTCTACGTCTGGCTGCGATCGCTGCCGGGCGGGCCGGCGACAGCGCTGCTCGGCGATAAGGCAACTCCCGAGAAGATCGCGGCGCTGAACAAGACGCTCGGTCTCGACCAGCCTCTCTGGGTGCAGTACGGAAAGTTCGTCGGCCGGGTCTTCACCGGCGACTTCGGCTCGT includes the following:
- the recR gene encoding recombination mediator RecR; translated protein: MYEGAVQDLIDELGRLPGVGPKSAQRIAFHILNSDPADVKRLADVLGRVKVEVRFCRICFNIAEADECRVCRDARRGDDVICVVEEPKDVVAIERTREFRGKYHVLGGAINPLEGVGPDQLRIRELMTRLQSGLVKELILATDPNTEGEATATYLALLVKPMGLQVTRLASGLPVGGDLEYADEVTLGRAFSGRRSLDI
- a CDS encoding Uma2 family endonuclease; the encoded protein is MLFAQIDPMTEAEFVALGETGQRHEVIDGVLLTRPAPDLRHQRISARLRLALDEAVPNGCEVLGPINLRLAIDRIVIPDISVLTTPGGDKLVASAAEVLMMIEIVSPSTEPLDRILKPALAAESRIPFYGLVEPDGPTVTISALDGDGYRVVTKATGDEPLALTQPFPLDFRPADLLATRR
- a CDS encoding ABC transporter substrate-binding protein, coding for MAACAKSERGEGGEGDSNATLTIAGTGKPKNFDPIFNDDGESFRPARQIYDTLIQNKAGTADLEPALATKWDVSPDGKEITFTLREGVKFQDGSAFNAAAVCFNFDRWFNMKGAAAQSQMIYYADTFSGFAKNETDSAGDPIYKSCTAKDDKTAVVALNKFRGALPAALTLTAFSISSPDALKKYDADKVTQSGDSFTYSSYATEHPTGTGPYKFEKYDAASGTTTLVRNDDYWGEKAKTAKLVIRTIETETARKQELEAGSVDIIDFPAAQDWKGLESKGMKVEVRPAFNILYLGMNEKNPKLKDLRVRQAIAYAINRDQLVKTKFPEGAEVAKEFMPSTLSGYADDVTQYNYDPAKAKSLLAAAGASNLTLKFYYPTEVTRPYMPDPKAIFTSIAADLTAVGIKITPVARPWNGGYKDDIQQAGKQDLHLLGWTGDYNDAYNFVGTFFGREKPEFGFTDKTAFAQIAAADAEPDADKRKADYEQVNKDLVGKYLPAVPISHSPPAIATAGNIDGLVASPLTDERFFTVTKKS